Proteins encoded by one window of Shewanella avicenniae:
- the atpD gene encoding F0F1 ATP synthase subunit beta produces the protein MSTGTVVQVIGAVVDVEFPQDAVPQVYDALKIVGEGSCNGLVLEVQQQLGGGVVRTIAMGTSDGLRRGIEVENTGSPISVPVGTATLGRIMNVLGEPVDEAGPIGEDEKYVIHRAAPSYEEQSNTTELLETGIKVIDLVCPFAKGGKVGLFGGAGVGKTVNMMELINNIAKAHSGLSVFAGVGERTREGNDFYYEMQESGVLDKVAMVYGQMNEPPGNRLRVALTGLTMAEKFRDEGRDVLLFVDNIYRYTLAGTEVSALLGRMPSAVGYQPTLAEEMGVLQERITSTKVGSITSVQAVYVPADDLTDPSPATTFAHLDATVVLSRQIASLGIYPAVDPLDSTSRQLDPQVVGQEHYDTATGVQNVLQRYKELKDIIAILGMDELSDDDKMTVSRARKIERFLSQPFHVAEVFTGSPGKYVSLKDTIRGFKGILNGEYDDLPEQVFYMVGSIDEAVEKANKK, from the coding sequence ATGAGCACAGGTACTGTTGTCCAAGTAATTGGCGCGGTTGTGGACGTAGAGTTTCCACAAGATGCTGTACCTCAGGTATATGACGCTCTGAAAATCGTAGGTGAAGGTTCCTGTAATGGTCTGGTGCTGGAAGTGCAGCAACAGCTCGGTGGTGGTGTAGTTCGTACCATCGCTATGGGTACTTCTGACGGTTTGCGTCGTGGTATTGAGGTTGAAAACACAGGTTCTCCTATTTCTGTTCCTGTTGGTACTGCCACTTTGGGCCGTATCATGAACGTTTTGGGTGAGCCAGTGGATGAAGCGGGTCCTATCGGTGAAGACGAAAAATACGTTATCCACCGTGCAGCTCCTTCATACGAAGAGCAATCAAATACTACTGAACTGCTGGAAACTGGTATCAAGGTAATCGACTTGGTATGCCCATTCGCTAAGGGTGGTAAAGTTGGTCTGTTCGGTGGTGCGGGTGTTGGTAAAACAGTTAACATGATGGAACTGATTAACAACATCGCAAAAGCTCACTCAGGTTTGTCTGTATTTGCTGGTGTAGGTGAACGTACCCGTGAAGGTAACGACTTCTACTACGAAATGCAGGAATCAGGCGTACTCGACAAAGTGGCAATGGTTTACGGTCAGATGAACGAACCACCAGGCAACCGTCTGCGTGTGGCGTTGACCGGTTTGACCATGGCGGAAAAATTCCGTGACGAAGGCCGTGACGTACTGTTGTTCGTAGACAACATCTACCGTTACACCTTGGCTGGTACTGAAGTATCAGCACTGCTGGGTCGTATGCCATCAGCTGTGGGTTATCAGCCAACACTGGCTGAAGAGATGGGTGTTCTGCAAGAACGTATTACTTCTACCAAAGTGGGTTCTATCACTTCGGTACAAGCGGTATACGTACCTGCGGACGACTTGACCGACCCAAGCCCTGCAACTACCTTCGCTCACTTGGATGCGACCGTAGTACTGTCACGTCAAATTGCTTCTCTGGGTATCTACCCAGCGGTTGACCCACTGGATTCGACTTCACGTCAGCTGGATCCACAAGTAGTTGGTCAAGAGCACTATGACACAGCAACAGGCGTACAAAACGTACTGCAGCGTTACAAAGAGCTGAAAGACATCATCGCGATTTTGGGTATGGACGAACTGTCAGATGACGACAAGATGACAGTGTCACGTGCTCGTAAGATTGAGCGTTTCCTGTCTCAGCCATTCCACGTAGCAGAAGTATTTACTGGTTCTCCTGGTAAATATGTTTCTCTGAAAGACACTATCCGTGGCTTTAAGGGAATTCTGAACGGTGAATATGATGATCTGCCAGAACAAGTGTTCTATATGGTTGGTTCAATCGACGAAGCCGTTGAGAAAGCCAATAAAAAGTAA
- the atpG gene encoding F0F1 ATP synthase subunit gamma encodes MAGAKEIKTKISSVKNTQKITSAMEMVAASKMRKAQERMHASRPYAESMRKVIGHVAQGSLEYKHPYLEVREAKRVGYIVVATDRGLCGGLNVNLFKKVVTDVKSWQQQGVDVEFCPIGARSVQFFKSFGGKVPAFSSGLGDAPKLADLIGTVRVMLQAYNEGKLDRLYVVFNKFVNTMSQTPVIEQLLPLPKSEEDDAKHHWDYIYEPDPKVLLDKLLVRYVESQVYQGVVENLASEQAARMVAMKAATDNAGSLIDDLQLVYNKARQAAITQELSEIVSGAAAV; translated from the coding sequence ATGGCCGGCGCAAAAGAGATTAAGACAAAGATCTCCAGTGTGAAAAACACACAGAAGATCACTTCTGCGATGGAGATGGTGGCTGCAAGTAAAATGCGCAAAGCGCAGGAACGCATGCATGCTAGCCGTCCATACGCAGAAAGTATGCGTAAGGTGATCGGTCACGTTGCGCAAGGCTCTCTGGAATACAAACACCCCTATTTAGAGGTGAGAGAAGCCAAGCGGGTTGGTTACATTGTAGTGGCAACCGACCGTGGCCTTTGTGGTGGTCTGAACGTCAACCTGTTTAAAAAGGTTGTTACAGACGTGAAGAGCTGGCAACAGCAAGGTGTTGATGTGGAATTTTGTCCTATCGGCGCTCGTAGTGTGCAGTTTTTCAAAAGCTTTGGTGGCAAGGTGCCTGCCTTTTCTTCTGGTTTAGGTGATGCACCTAAATTGGCAGATTTGATCGGTACAGTGCGCGTAATGCTGCAAGCTTACAACGAAGGCAAACTGGATCGTCTGTATGTGGTGTTCAACAAGTTTGTTAACACTATGTCGCAGACTCCTGTGATCGAACAGCTGCTGCCTTTGCCTAAATCCGAAGAAGATGATGCTAAGCATCACTGGGACTATATCTACGAACCAGATCCAAAAGTATTGTTGGATAAATTGCTGGTGCGTTATGTGGAATCTCAGGTTTATCAGGGTGTTGTTGAAAATCTGGCGTCTGAACAAGCTGCCCGTATGGTAGCTATGAAAGCCGCTACAGATAACGCAGGTTCCCTGATCGATGATCTGCAACTGGTATACAACAAAGCCCGTCAGGCTGCGATTACGCAAGAACTGTCGGAAATCGTATCAGGTGCAGCTGCGGTTTAG